A single window of Nicotiana sylvestris chromosome 3, ASM39365v2, whole genome shotgun sequence DNA harbors:
- the LOC104227399 gene encoding D-3-phosphoglycerate dehydrogenase 2, chloroplastic, with the protein MASTPSPRTAATTLQNSLLSSSSSSVNHNKPSNLSFLHASSNSSSLKLFHSVSASFSPSNSSSTICNVIKTVESADISFSNARDLDGVVSIPKPTILVSEKLGEAGLDLLRSFGNVDCSYDLSPQDLCAKISLCDALIVRSGTKVTREVFEAAQGRLKVVGRAGVGIDNVDLQAATEFGCLVVNAPTANTIAAAEHGIALLTSMARNVAQADASMKAGKWLRSKYVGVSLVGKTLAVMGFGKVGSEVARRAKGLGIHVIAHDPYAPADRARAIGVDLVSFEQAIATADFVSLHMPLTPATKKVFNDDTFAKMKKGVRLINVARGGVIDEDALVRALDSGIVAQAALDVFTVEPPPKDSKLVQHENVTVTPHLGASTKEAQEGVAIEIAEAVVGALNGELSATAVNAPMVPPEVLSELAPYVVLAEKLGRLAVQLVTGGSGIQNVKVVYKSARDPDSLDTRLLRAMVTKGIIEPISDTIINLVNADFSAKQKGLRISEERVIVDSSPEYPVESIQVQISNVQSRFASALSENGNISIEGKVKYGVPHLTRVGSFSVDVSLEGNLILCKQVDQPGMIGQVGNILGESNVNVSFMSVGRTVRRKQAIMAIGVDEEPNKDTQKKIGEVSAIEEFVFLKL; encoded by the exons ATGGCGTCCACTCCTTCCCCTCGCACTGCCGCCACCACCCTTCAAAATTctctcctctcttcttcttcttcctctgtaAATCATAATAAGCCTTCAAATCTCTCTTTCCTCCACGCCTCCTCAAATTCCTCTTCCCTCAAACTTTTCCACTCTGTTTCTGCTTCGTTttctccatcaaattcttcttccacCATTTGTAATGTTATCAAAACTGTTGAATCTGCCGACATCTCATTCTCCAACGCGAGAGATCTTGACGGTGTCGTTTCGATTCCCAAGCCAACCATTCTCGTCTCCGAGAAACTTGGAGAGGCGGGTTTGGACCTGCTCCGTAGTTTCGGCAACGTGGATTGTTCGTATGACTTGTCTCCTCAGGATCTCTGTGCTAAGATCTCTTTGTGCGACGCGCTTATTGTACGGAGTGGGACTAAGGTGACTCGAGAAGTCTTTGAGGCTGCACAGGGCCGTCTTAAAGTCGTCGGAAGAGCTGGTGTTGGGATAGACAATGTGGATCTGCAAGCTGCTACTGAATTTGGTTGCCTCGTCGTTAACGCGCCCACAGCTAATACTATTGCTGCTGCTGAGCATGGAATCGCTTTGCTTACCTCCATGGCCCGTAACGTTGCTCAGGCCGATGCCTCCATGAAAGCTG GAAAATGGTTGCGAAGCAAGTATGTGGGTGTTTCTCTTGTTGGGAAGACATTAGCAGTTATGGGCTTTGGTAAAGTTGGTTCCGAGGTTGCAAGACGTGCAAAAGGCCTGGGTATCCATGTCATAGCCCATGATCCTTATGCACCAGCTGACAGAGCTCGCGCTATTGGTGTGGATTTGGTTTCTTTTGAGCAGGCCATAGCCACTGCTGACTTCGTCTCACTCCACATGCCTCTTACACCTGCTACTAAGAAGGTATTCAATGATGACACATTCGCAAAGATGAAGAAAGGAGTCCGCCTTATAAATGTTGCTCGAGGGGGTGTTATTGATGAAGATGCATTAGTTAGAGCCCTTGACAGCGGAATAGTTGCTCAG GCAGCACTTGATGTATTCACGGTGGAGCCACCACCAAAAGATAGTAAACTAGTGCAACATGAGAATGTCACAGTTACACCTCATCTTGGAGCAAGCACAAAAGAAGCACAG GAAGGAGTTGCGATTGAAATAGCTGAGGCTGTTGTTGGTGCTCTAAATGGGGAACTTTCTGCTACCGCTGTGAATGCTCCAATGGTCCCTCCTGAG GTATTGTCCGAGTTGGCTCCTTATGTCGTGCTTGCTGAGAAACTAGGTAGACTGGCTGTACAGCTAGTGACTGGTGGAAGTGGAATTCAGAATGTGAAAGTGGTTTATAAATCAGCCAGGGACCCTGACAGCTTGGACACTAGACTTCTCCGAGCCATGGTAACAAAAGGCATTATTGAGCCAATATCCGATACAATCATCAACCTTGTAAATGCTGATTTCAGCGCAAAgcagaagggtcttcgtattaGTGAAGAACGTGTTATTGTTGATTCGTCTCCAGAGTACCCTGTCGAGTCAATCCAGGTTCAAATTAGCAACGTGCAATCAAGATTTGCAAGTGCTTTATCAGAGAATGGTAATATCAGCATCGAGGGGAAAGTGAAGTATGGAGTTCCCCATCTTACACGGGTTGGTTCATTTAGCGTTGATGTGAGCTTGGAGGGTAACCTCATCCTTTGCAAACAAGTGGACCAACCTGGTATGATCGGGCAAGTTGGAAACATACTCGGTGAGAGTAATGTGAATGTGAGCTTTATGAGCGTTGGAAGAACCGTGAGGAGAAAGCAGGCAATTATGGCAATTGGAGTAGACGAAGAACCAAACAAGGATACTCAGAAGAAAATTGGAGAGGTATCTGCAATTGAAGAATTTGTCTTCCTCAAACTATAG